In Nicotiana tabacum cultivar K326 chromosome 2, ASM71507v2, whole genome shotgun sequence, the following proteins share a genomic window:
- the LOC107790507 gene encoding uncharacterized protein LOC107790507 isoform X2: MFHHTEASKLLSTYRKANCNHPGAACLDPRFIGGDGIVFYFHGKSNEHFSLVSDLNLQINARFIGLRPAGRPRDYTWIQALGILFDTHAFSVEATKAKTWDDQVDHLKFYYDGKELGIPEGYPSTWESSESSSIKVERTSSKNGALITLSEVAEISVNVVPITKEDDRIHNYQLPSDDCFAHLDVQFRFYGLSTKVEGVLGRTYQPDFKNPAKLGVAMPVVGGEDKYRTPTLLSPNCNSCIFSPAGVLEESDPLVMDFGALDCTGGSSSGHGIVCRK; encoded by the exons ATGTTCCACCACACAGAAGCTAGTAAACTCCTTTCCACAT ACAGGAAGGCGAATTGCAATCACCCCGGAGCAGCATGCTTGGATCCTCGCTTCATTGGTGGAGATGGAATTGTCTTTTACTTCCATGGCAAGAGCAATGAGCATTTCAGCTTAGTTTCAGACCTTAATCTCCAGATTAATGCTCGCTTCATTGGCCTTCGACCTGCTGGTAGACCCCGAGACTACACATGGATTCAAGCTCTTGGAATCCTCTTTGACACGCATGCTTTCTCTGTTGAGGCTACCAAGGCAAAGACTTGGGACGACCAAGTTGATCACCTGAAATTCTATTATGACGGAAAGGAGTTAGGCATACCAGAAGGCTATCCATCTACATGGGAATCCTCTGAAAGCAGCAGCATTAAGGTAGAAAGAACTTCAAGCAAGAACGGTGCTTTGATCACACTTTCAGAAGTTGCAGAAATTTCAGTTAATGTAGTACCTATTACAAAAGAAGATGACAGGATCCACAACTATCAGTTACCTTCTGATGACTGCTTCGCTCACCTGGACGTGCAGTTCAGATTCTATGGACTCTCGACGAAGGTTGAAGGTGTTCTTGGCCGAACTTACCAGCCAGACTTCAAGAATCCAGCAAAACTAGGTGTTGCGATGCCTGTAGTGGGAGGTGAAGACAAGTACAGAACTCCAACCCTTTTGTCTCCCAACTGTAACTCCTGTATCTTCTCTCCAGCTGGAGTTTTGGAAGAATCAGACCCACTAGTCATGGATTTTGGGGCTTTAGACTGTACTGGGGGATCAAGCAGCGGCCATGGAAtagtttgcagaaaatga
- the LOC107790507 gene encoding uncharacterized protein LOC107790507 isoform X1: MSNLINKWFFAIVILFLAGLTEIKGGELITCNNRKSKCFLKRFNCPPECPTVHPSQPNAKVCYLNCNSPMCMPECRNRKANCNHPGAACLDPRFIGGDGIVFYFHGKSNEHFSLVSDLNLQINARFIGLRPAGRPRDYTWIQALGILFDTHAFSVEATKAKTWDDQVDHLKFYYDGKELGIPEGYPSTWESSESSSIKVERTSSKNGALITLSEVAEISVNVVPITKEDDRIHNYQLPSDDCFAHLDVQFRFYGLSTKVEGVLGRTYQPDFKNPAKLGVAMPVVGGEDKYRTPTLLSPNCNSCIFSPAGVLEESDPLVMDFGALDCTGGSSSGHGIVCRK; encoded by the exons ATGAGTAACCTAATAAACAAGTGGTTTTTCGCCATTGTGATACTCTTCCTAGCTGGTCTAACAGAGATCAAAGGAGGAGAACTTATAACCTGCAATAACAGGAAAAGCAAATGCTTTCTGAAACGATTTAACTGCCCACCAGAATGCCCAACAGTACATCCAAGTCAACCAAACGCTAAAGTTTGCTATCTCAATTGTAATTCCCCCATGTGCATGCCTGAGTGCAGAA ACAGGAAGGCGAATTGCAATCACCCCGGAGCAGCATGCTTGGATCCTCGCTTCATTGGTGGAGATGGAATTGTCTTTTACTTCCATGGCAAGAGCAATGAGCATTTCAGCTTAGTTTCAGACCTTAATCTCCAGATTAATGCTCGCTTCATTGGCCTTCGACCTGCTGGTAGACCCCGAGACTACACATGGATTCAAGCTCTTGGAATCCTCTTTGACACGCATGCTTTCTCTGTTGAGGCTACCAAGGCAAAGACTTGGGACGACCAAGTTGATCACCTGAAATTCTATTATGACGGAAAGGAGTTAGGCATACCAGAAGGCTATCCATCTACATGGGAATCCTCTGAAAGCAGCAGCATTAAGGTAGAAAGAACTTCAAGCAAGAACGGTGCTTTGATCACACTTTCAGAAGTTGCAGAAATTTCAGTTAATGTAGTACCTATTACAAAAGAAGATGACAGGATCCACAACTATCAGTTACCTTCTGATGACTGCTTCGCTCACCTGGACGTGCAGTTCAGATTCTATGGACTCTCGACGAAGGTTGAAGGTGTTCTTGGCCGAACTTACCAGCCAGACTTCAAGAATCCAGCAAAACTAGGTGTTGCGATGCCTGTAGTGGGAGGTGAAGACAAGTACAGAACTCCAACCCTTTTGTCTCCCAACTGTAACTCCTGTATCTTCTCTCCAGCTGGAGTTTTGGAAGAATCAGACCCACTAGTCATGGATTTTGGGGCTTTAGACTGTACTGGGGGATCAAGCAGCGGCCATGGAAtagtttgcagaaaatga
- the LOC107790506 gene encoding receptor-like protein kinase THESEUS 1: MMMFVLVVVLSSFLIQESNAAFTPADNYLLACGSSKNVTFLGQIFVPDTTHSSVALESPENSIASTSNSTAPFSIYQSARIFHTTTSYKFDIHQQGRHWVRLYFYPIPGHNLTSASITVVTENFVLLNNFSFNKYRGKYLFKEYAINVTSDSLTIALIPSNNSVAFINAIEVVSVPDELIPAQAVTVSPPAPFNGLSELALETVYRLNMGGPLVTAQNDTLGRTWENDMKYLHVNSSAVNASVNPSSIKYPDTIRPEIAPNWVYATAETMGDANTADGNFNITWEFPVDPSFMYFIRVHFCDIVSKSMNTLLFNLYINDDIALLDLDLSNSAGNLEVPYYRDFVSNSTTNSGVLTVSVGPDTGADWINAIMNGLEIMKISNAARSLSGVSSVETLLVMHHKKNKKGVIIGSAVGASAALAIIGLCYCCLVARRSKTSQQGQGHPWLPLPLYGNSLTLTKMSTTSQKSGTASCISLVSANLGRFFSFQEIMDATNKFDESLLLGVGGFGRVYKGTLEDGTKLAVKRGNPRSEQGLAEFRTEIEMLSKLRHRHLVSLIGYCDERSEMILVYEYMANGPLRSHLYGTDLPPLSWKQRVEICIGAARGLHYLHTGASQSIIHRDVKTTNILLDENFVAKVADFGLSKTGPALDQTHVSTAVKGSFGYLDPEYFRRQQLTEKSDVYSFGVVLMEVLCTRPALNPVLPREQVNIAEWAMTWQKKGMLDQIMDPNLAGKVTSASLKKFGETAEKCLADHGVDRPSMGDVLWNLEYALQLEETSSALAEPDDNSTNHIPGIPLTPLEPFDNSVSMIEGINSGTDDDAEDAATSAVFSQLVNPRGR, encoded by the coding sequence ATGATGATGTTTGTTCTAGTTGTTGTACTGTCCAGTTTTTTAATTCAAGAATCCAATGCTGCATTTACCCCTGCTGATAACTATTTGCTTGCTTGTggatcttccaaaaatgtaaccTTTCTTGGCCAGATTTTTGTTCCCGATACAACCCATTCTTCAGTTGCTTTAGAAAGTCCAGAAAATTCTATTGCTTCTACATCCAATTCTACTGCCCCATTTTCAATTTACCAATCTGCTAGAATTTTCCACACTACAACATCTTACAAGTTTGATATTCATCAACAAGGGCGACACTGGGTTCGCCTTTATTTCTATCCTATTCCTGGCCATAACTTAACATCTGCCTCAATCACTGTGGTCACAGAAAACTTTGTTCTGTTGAATAATTTCAGTTTCAATAAGTATAGAGGTAAATACCTTTTTAAGGAATATGCAATCAATGTCACTTCAGATAGTTTGACTATTGCTTTAATCCCTTCAAACAACTCCGTTGCATTTATTAATGCGATTGAAGTTGTTTCAGTACCTGATGAGTTGATTCCTGCACAAGCAGTTACTGTATCTCCACCAGCCCCTTTCAATGGCCTTTCTGAACTAGCCCTTGAGACTGTTTATCGTCTAAACATGGGCGGTCCTTTGGTTACTGCTCAGAATGATACCTTAGGGAGAACTTGGGAGAATGACATGAAGTACCTGCACGTCAACAGCTCTGCGGTCAATGCTTCAGTTAATCCTTCAAGCATAAAATACCCAGATACCATCCGTCCTGAAATAGCACCAAATTGGGTTTATGCTACTGCTGAAACCATGGGAGATGCTAATACTGCCGACGGGAATTTCAATATTACATGGGAGTTCCCAGTTGATCCGAGCTTCATGTATTTCATCCGTGTACATTTTTGTGATATCGTgagcaaatccatgaatactcTACTTTTTAACCTGTATATAAATGATGACATTGCTTTACTGGACCTAGACTTGTCAAATTCAGCTGGTAACTTGGAGGTGCCGTATTACAGGGACTTTGTCTCCAACTCCACAACGAATTCAGGTGTTCTGACAGTCAGTGTTGGTCCAGACACAGGAGCCGATTGGATCAATGCGATTATGAATGGATTGGAAATCATGAAGATTAGCAATGCAGCTAGAAGCTTGAGTGGGGTTTCGTCTGTCGAGACTCTACTTGTGATGCatcacaaaaagaacaaaaaaggtgTTATAATCGGGTCTGCTGTTGGAGCATCAGCTGCATTAGCAATTATTGGGTTGTGTTATTGCTGCTTGGTAGCCCGCAGATCAAAGACCTCTCAACAGGGGCAGGGGCACCCATGGCTTCCACTTCCGCTGTATGGAAACTCTTTAACTTTGACAAAGATGTCTACAACTTCTCAAAAGAGTGGAACAGCAAGCTGTATCTCCTTAGTTTCAGCCAATCTTGGTCGATTCTTCAGTTTCCAAGAAATAATGGATGCTACGAATAAATTTGACGAAAGCTTGCTTCTTGGTGTTGGTGGTTTTGGTAGAGTCTACAAGGGAACACTAGAAGATGGGACAAAGCTTGCTGTCAAAAGAGGCAACCCGAGATCTGAACAAGGTCTAGCTGAATTTCGAACAGAGATTGAAATGTTGTCCAAACTTCGCCACCGCCATCTTGTGTCTTTGATTGGCTATTGTGATGAAAGATCAGAAATGATATTGGTTTATGAATACATGGCGAATGGACCTCTCCGAAGTCATCTTTATGGAACGGATCTTCCACCTCTCTCTTGGAAACAGCGTGTTGAGATTTGTATAGGTGCTGCAAGGGGGCTGCATTACCTACACACTGGTGCATCCCAGAGCATCATTCACCGTGATGTGAAAACTACAAACATACTCTTGGATGAGAATTTTGTAGCCAAAGTTGCTGATTTTGGTCTCTCTAAAACGGGACCAGCTCTTGATCAGACCCACGTCAGTACTGCTGTTAAAGGTAGCTTTGGATACCTGGATCCTGAATACTTTAGAAGACAGCAGCTTACAGAGAAATCAGATGTTTATTCATTTGGTGTTGTCCTAATGGAAGTGCTGTGCACCCGACCTGCACTGAATCCAGTCCTACCACGGGAACAAGTCAATATAGCGGAATGGGCCATGACTTGGCAAAAGAAAGGCATGTTGGATCAGATAATGGACCCAAATCTTGCAGGGAAGGTGACTTCAGCCTCCCTTAAGAAGTTTGGGGAGACGGCGGAGAAGTGTTTGGCTGACCATGGAGTTGATAGACCTTCAATGGGAGATGTTCTGTGGAATCTGGAATATGCTCTTCAACTTGAGGAAACCTCATCAGCTCTGGCGGAGCCCGATGATAACAGTACAAACCATATACCCGGCATACCTTTGACACCACTTGAGCCATTCGACAATAGTGTGAGTATGATTGAAGGGATTAACTCTGGAACTGATGATGATGCAGAGGATGCTGCCACTAGTGCTGTTTTCTCTCAGCTGGTAAACCCACGGGGAAGGTAA